CTGAACAGCACGCAGGTGAAGTACACCTGGTACAACAACGGTACAGACACCGACAGCCTCCTTGAGGCCGGTGAACTGGTGAAAGTTGATATCCCTCTGTCCAAATCTCTGCTTACGGGTGATACGAAAGCTGTGGTTACCGTCAACCCGAGACAGATCTTCACCATCGACGTGAAGCCGTCGGTCGGTGCCGCACTGTCCCTCGCACGGACCGCCCCCACGCGGATTGACAAAGGGATATACTACGAAGTGTACTGAGGTGACGAAAGATGAAGTTCATGAAAAATGAAGAAGCATTTACCGGCCTTGAGGCCGCAATCGTGCTCATAGCATTTGTTGTGGTCGCTGCGGTCTTCTCGTATGTGATGCTCGGCGCTGGTTTCTTCACCTCCCAGAAGAGCCAGGAAGTCGTCCACAGCAGTATGGCACAGGCCAGTTCGAGTGTCGAGATCGTCGGCAATGTCGTCGGCCTTGGCAACCAGAGCACCCATAAAAATCTGACGAACGTCCTCTTCACTATCTCGACGACTGCCGGCGGCAGCGCCTATGATCTCGGAGACGTCCTGATGACCTATACCGACTGGGGCGGACAGTCCATCGTCAACCGGAGCAGCTCTGTGGACAGAAAGACCGGTAAAGTGACCCTTGGCTCGCCGGGTAAAGGAAACTGGTCTGTCGAGCAGATCCTCAACGGGAACAACGACACCCTCGTGCAGAGGGGCGAACAGTTCCTCATTAACGTCTCGATCCCGAGTTCTGCAAAAGCAGTCTCCGGGGACCAGTTCTCCCTTGACCTCAAGCCTGCGGTCGGTGCGACCCTCCAGCTGAAGAGGTACGTGCCGGCACAGGTCGACAATGTTACCCTCCTCTTCGAGTGAGGATTTGAATCTACTATCCCCCTTTTTTTTGAGGTCGAACTCTGAAAAAGGGAATGGTGACGTGGAATGACGGTAAATCAGTCTCAGGTTGACCAGATCCTTGGTGCCGCATCGGCTGACGACCCCGAGGTCAAACTTGCGAACCTGGAGCGTGAGGTTGACCTCGTTAAAGTCTCGGTCAAGAAACTCCTCATCGATATCAGGGAGCGGATGAACGAGATGGAGAACCCCTTCGTCTTCGCGGCAGGCGGCGTCGGATCGACGCCGGCGGCGAAGAAAGAGGAGGTCGAAGAGGACGAGGTCGAGGACGAGGTCGAAGACGAGGCCGTACCCGACACACCCGCACAGAAACCGAAGGCAAAGGCAGGGGACGACCTTGCCGCCTTCAAGGCAGACGAGAACCTCCTTGCCAACCTGCATGCGCACCTCGCCGCCACCCAGGCGGCAG
The genomic region above belongs to Methanofollis sp. and contains:
- a CDS encoding archaellin/type IV pilin N-terminal domain-containing protein; amino-acid sequence: MKFMKNEEAFTGLEAAIVLIAFVVVAAVFSYVMLGAGFFTSQKSQEVVHSSMAQASSSVEIVGNVVGLGNQSTHKNLTNVLFTISTTAGGSAYDLGDVLMTYTDWGGQSIVNRSSSVDRKTGKVTLGSPGKGNWSVEQILNGNNDTLVQRGEQFLINVSIPSSAKAVSGDQFSLDLKPAVGATLQLKRYVPAQVDNVTLLFE